In the Paenibacillus sp. FSL H7-0357 genome, one interval contains:
- a CDS encoding ABC transporter ATP-binding protein produces MKQSMSTQGLATQGKDSIVLQMNQVSKVIKGKAIVDQLSFDIRKGEIVGLLGPNGAGKTTTIRMMTGLIKMSEGDVLVQGHSIRNDFNRAIAHIGAIIENPEFYPHMTGLDNLKQYVRMSDDVPESRIEEVVQLVGLHEAMGKKVKAYSLGMRQRLGIAQALLHSPKLLILDEPTNGLDPAGIREMRDYMRTIAEVEGISILISSHMLAEIEQICHRAVVIQNGKLVTVTKLGAGEETEGEVSLTVRVGGMEAAKRVIQELQGVGLGSVDEARSELNIRLQDIRVPELVEALGRANVGVYRITENKQSLEEDFLKWTGGNRIA; encoded by the coding sequence ATGAAACAGTCAATGAGTACACAGGGACTTGCAACACAAGGGAAAGATTCCATTGTGCTGCAGATGAATCAGGTCAGTAAGGTTATCAAAGGAAAGGCGATAGTAGATCAGCTGTCTTTTGACATCCGCAAAGGAGAAATTGTCGGGCTGCTCGGACCTAACGGTGCCGGAAAGACAACGACGATCCGCATGATGACCGGCTTGATCAAGATGAGTGAAGGGGATGTGCTGGTTCAAGGACATAGCATCCGCAATGATTTCAACCGGGCAATAGCCCATATCGGAGCGATTATCGAGAACCCTGAGTTTTATCCGCATATGACCGGGCTGGATAATCTGAAGCAGTATGTACGGATGAGTGATGATGTTCCGGAATCGCGGATTGAAGAGGTTGTGCAATTGGTTGGACTGCATGAAGCGATGGGCAAGAAGGTAAAGGCTTATTCACTTGGTATGCGGCAGCGGCTCGGTATCGCCCAGGCACTGCTCCATTCGCCGAAGCTGCTGATTCTGGATGAGCCGACGAATGGCCTGGACCCTGCGGGAATACGCGAAATGCGTGATTATATGCGGACAATCGCTGAAGTTGAAGGGATATCCATCCTCATTTCTAGCCACATGCTTGCAGAGATTGAACAAATTTGCCATCGGGCCGTTGTCATTCAGAACGGAAAGCTGGTGACGGTAACCAAGCTGGGTGCCGGGGAAGAGACGGAAGGAGAAGTGTCACTCACTGTCCGGGTAGGCGGGATGGAAGCGGCAAAACGAGTTATACAAGAGCTGCAGGGAGTGGGGCTGGGCAGCGTGGATGAGGCCCGTTCTGAACTAAACATACGGCTGCAGGACATCAGGGTGCCTGAGCTCGTTGAGGCATTGGGAAGAGCCAATGTCGGCGTATACCGGATTACGGAGAACAAACAAAGCCTTGAGGAAGATTTCTTGAAATGGACAGGGGGCAACCGAATTGCGTAA